A segment of the Candidatus Methylomirabilota bacterium genome:
AGGCGGAACTTGGTGCCGACGTGGACGGGCGCGCGCAGCGCCTTCAGCGCGGCGCCGAGGTTCTGCTCGGACTGGCCGTCGCCGTAGAGCGGCGCGGTGTCGAAGTAGTTGACGCCGAGCTCCATCGCGCGCGCGACGGCACGCTCCCGCTCCGCCGCGCTCCCACGGATCATGAGACCGCCGACGTTGCCGCAGCCGAAGCCGAGCGCCGACACGCGGAGCCCGGTGTTGCCCAGCGCACGATAGTCCACGGGATCCTCCTCCCTAGCCCAGCGGGCCCACCTCGGCCTCGAGCAGGCTCCACGCGCTCGGGCCGAAGACCTTCCGCCAGCGCGCGTAGAACGGGCCGAGCCGTCGCTTGAAGCTCGCGGTATCCACCTCGTTCACGATCATGCCACGACCGGCGAGCCCCGCGGCGAGATCGCGGTTGAGCGCGTCGGTCTCGCGCCGTTGCCCGAGCGCGTAGCGCGAGGCGACGACCTCGACCGCCGCCTGGGTCTCGCGCGGCAGCCCCTGCCACACCGCGAGGTTTGCGAGGAGGTTGAAGCCCGACCACATGTGGCCCGTCAGGCTCGCGTAGCGCTGGAGCTCCCAGAGCCCGTTGAACTCGGTGACGACCAGCGGGTTCTCCTGCGCCTCGACCACGCCCGTGCGCAGCGCCTCGTGGAGCCGGTTCAGGTTCACCGCCTGCGGCTTCGCGCCGAGCGCGTCGAAGAAGTCGAGAAAGAGCCGGCCCGCCGGCGTGCGGATCGTGAGGCTCTCGAGGTCGCCGGCGTGGCGGATGGGGCGCGTGCGCGTCGTGATGTGGCGGAAGCCGTTCTCGAACGTCGCGCGCGGGAGGGCGTGGATGCCCTGGGCCGCCATCTCGCGCCGGAGGAAGTCGCCGAACTCGCCGTCCATCACCGCGAAGACGTGGGCGTGATCGTGGAAGGCGAAGGGCAGCCCCTGCATGTCGGCGACGGGCACCACGGTACCGATGAGCCCGCCCATGAGCGTGAAGAACTCGACGTCGCCCGCGAGCAGCATCTCGAGGGCGGCGGGATCGCCGCCGGCGATGCCGTCGTTCTGTGGGCACACGCGCACCTCGACCCGGCCCTGCGTCTCGACGCGGACGGCCGCCCACATCCGGACGAGCCAGCGGTGGAGCGGGCTGTCCGCGGGCTGGTTGTGGAACTGCCGCCAGGTCATGGCCGGATGATTGTAGGCGCTTTCCGTCCGGCCAGCGCGCGCAGGCGCCCGGCCGCCTCGACGAGGCCGCCGGGCAGGAGGAGCACGATCGCGATGAAGAGCGCGCCGAAGATCAGGAGGTGGAAGTCCACCCAGCGGATCGCGAGGTACTCCTTCAGGAAGACGTAGAAGATCGCGCCGAGGACCGGGCCGTGGAGCGTGCCGACGCCGCCGATGTAGGTGATGAGCAGCGCGTCGAAGGTCCAGTGCGGCCCGAAGGGGTGCGACGGGTAGTAGCTGATGTGGTAGTAGGCGAAGAGCCCGCCGGCGAGGCCCGCGAGCGCCGTCGAGAGCGCGAGCGCCAGGAGCTTCAAGCCGAGCGCGTTCACGCCCGAGGCCTCGGCCGCCTCCTCGTCCTCGCGGATCGCCTGCATGCCGAGCCCCGCGCGCGAGCGCGCGAGCGCCCACACCGCGCCGAGCGTCAGGACGGCGAGCGCGAGCGCCAGGTAGTAGCGGTCGGCGAGCCGGTAGCGGGCGATCGTCGCCGCGGGCAGGGTCGAGACCTCCGAGAGCACGTTGCCGACCGTGATGCGGAGGATCTCGCCGAGCGCGAGCGTCCCGATGGCGAAGTAGGCGCCGCGCAGGCGGAAGGCGACCGCGCCGATCAGGAGCGCCCCGGCCGTCGCGACGCCGGCGCCCGCCGCCATCGCGAGGGACACGGGCGCGCCCGCGCTCCAGAGCGAGCGCGTCGTGAGCGCGCCGAGGCCGAAGAACGCCGCGTGGCCGAGGTTCACCTGCCCCGCGTAGCCGGCGACGATGTTCCAGCTCTGGGCGAGCGTCACCGAGAGGAGCACGAGGAACAGGAAGTTCAGCACGGAGTCGCTGCGCGCCACGCGCGGGACGGCGGCCAGCGCGGCCACCGCCACCACGGCGAGCCCGAGCCCCCAGGCGCGCGTCACCGGGCGAAGAGCCCCTGCGGGCGGGCGACGAGCACGACGAAGAAGAGGACGAGGCCGACCATCTCGCGGTAGGGCCCGCCGAACCCCCAGGCGGCGAGGGCTTCGGCGAGGCCGAGCACGAGGCCGCCGACGAAGGTGCCCGGCATCGAGCCGAGCCCCGCCAGCACGACGACGACCAGCGCCTTCAGCGTCCACTCGAGCCCGATCGAGGGGCTCACCGAGTAGCCGACGCTCACGAGCGTGCCGGCGGCGCCCGCGAGCGCGGTGCCGATGGCGAACGCGAGCAGGTAGGCGCGGCGGACGTCGATGCCCGTCATGAGCGCCGCCTCCCAGTCCTCGGCGGTGGCACGGATCGCGCGGCCCCAGCGCGCGCGAGCGAGCAGGAGGTGGACGGCGCCGATCAGCGCCAGCGCGAGGACGAGGCTCGCGAGCCTCACGAGCGGGACCGTAATGCCGCCCACGTGGAGGACCGCGCCGGCGTACGACGTCGTGATCGAGCGCTCGTCCGCGGTCCAGAGCCGCACGGCGAGCGCGTCGAGCGCCAGCGCCAGGCCGAAGCCGATCAGGAGCGAGTTCTTCACGCGCGCCTCCTCGGACGCGCGCACGACCCAGCCGAAGAGCGCCCAGTAGAGGAGGGCGCCGAGCACGAGCGCGCCCGGGACGACGAGGGCGAGCGAGGCGAAGGGATCGAAGCCGGCGAGGGCGAAGAGCCAGAACGCGCCGTAGCCGCCGAGCATGATGAGCTGGCCGTGGGCGACGTTGAGCACCTTCATGACGCCGAAGATCAGCGAGAGCCCCGCGGCGGCGAGCCCGTAGAGGCCCCCGATCAGGAGCCCGAGGACGAGTTGCTGGACCAGCGAGCTCATTCGAGCGGGGGCCGCGAGGTCGGTGGCACTCGGGGGGTGGCCTGAGACAGACGCGCGCCGGCTGCGTTCCGCATGCCGCGATTCATCGAGCCAGGGGGCCGAGGTAGGCGCGGCGCACGTGCGCATCGTTCATGAGCGCGGCGCCCTGCCCTTCCGCCGCGACGCGCCCGGACTCGAGGATGTACCCGCGATGGGCCAGCGTGAGCGCCGCGTGGACGTTCTGCTCGACGAGGAGGATCGAGACGCCACCGCGGTTGATCTCGCGGAGGACCGCGAAGATGGACTCCACGATCCGCGGCGCCAGGCCGAGCGAGGGCTCGTCGAGGACGAGGAGCCGCGGCGCGGCCATGAGGGCGCGCCCGATCGCGACCATCTGCTGCTGGCCGCCGGAGAGCGCCCTGACGAGCTGGGAGCGGCGCTCGCGGAGCACGGGGAAGATCGCGTAGACGCCATCGAGCCGCGCCGCCGCGCCGTCGCGCGCGCGCGGGGCGAAGGCGCCGAGGCCGAGGTTCTCCTCGACGGTCATCGAGCCGAAGAGCCGCCGCCCCTCGGGCACGACCGCGACACCGCGCTCGACGACGGTGTGGGCGAGCGCGCCGGCGAGCGGCCGGCCCTCCCAGCGCAGCGTGCCCGCGCGCGGGCGCAGGAGGCCCGCGACGCAGCGGATCAGCGTCGTCTTGCCGGCCCCGTTCGGCCCGAGGAGCGCGACGATCTCGCCGGGGCGCACCGCGAGCGTGACGCCGGAGAGGACCAGGAACGGGCCGTAGGAGGCCTCGAGCCCCTCGACCTCGAGCACTACCCGGCGCCCCCGGCGGCGCTCCCGAGGTAGACGTCCACGACGGTCGGGTCGGCGGCGACGGCGGCGGGCGCGCCGTCGGCGATCTTCTCGCCGGCGCTCAGCACGATGATCCGCTGGGCGAGATCCATCAGCGCCCACACGATGTGCTCGACCATGAGGAGCGTCACGCCCTCGCCCTGGAGCCGGCGGATCAGCGCCATGGCGCTCTCGGTCTCGGCGGGATTGAGCCCGGCCATGAACTCGTCGAGCAGGAGGAGCTCGGGCGCCGTCGCGAGCGCGCGCGCGAGCTCGAGGCGCTTCTTGTCGATGAGCGTGAGCTGCGCGGCGCGGAGGTGCGCCCGGCCCTCGAGCCCGACGAGGCCGAGGAGGCGCGTGGCCTCCGCGGTCGCCGCGCCACGTCCCTCGCGCGCCCGGCCGTAGAGCCGCCCGACGAGGACGTTGTCGAGCACGGTGAGCCCGGCGAAGGGGCGCACGAGCTGGAACGTCCGCGCGACGCCCCACGCGCACACGCGGTGCGCCAGGCACCCGGCGATGTCACGGCCGCGGAGCCTGATCGCGCCGGCGTCGGGCGCGAGGGCGCCGGCGATCAGGTTGAAGAGCGTCGTCTTGCCCGAGCCGTTCGGGCCCATGACGCCGACGAGCTCGCCCGCGGCGAGGGTGAAGCTCACGTCGCTGACCGCGCGCACGCCCCCGAAGGCCTTGGAGACGCGCTCCACGGTGAGGAGCGTCATCGGGCGGGCGCGCGCGTCAGGCGCCCCAGACCGCGCGGGCGGCGGCGGTCACCACCTCGAGCTTCCGCCGCTGGATCTCCGGTGGGATGCGATTGCCCTCCATCGTGGACGCGAAGCCGCACTGCGGCGACAGCGCCAGCCGCTCGAGCGGCACGACCTTCGCCGCGGCCTCGATCCGGCGCGTCAGCTCGTCCACCGTCTCGAGCCGCGGCTTCTTCGTCGTCACGAGGCCGAGCACGACGATGCGGTCGTCGGGGACGGCGCGCAGCGGCTCGAAGCTCCCCGAGCGCTCGTCGTCGTACTCGAGCAGGAAGCGCTGGAACCGGCTCCGGCGGAAGACGCGCTCGGCGATGGGCTCGTAGCCGCCGCTCGCGTAGAACATCGACTGGTTGTTGCCGCGGCAGATGTGGAGCCCGAAGGTGACGCCGGCGTGGTCGCCGATCACCGCGTTGTCCATCTCGATCGTGGTGTCGATGAGCCGGTCGGGGTCGCTCCCGCGCCGGCGATAGCCCTCGCGAATCTCGGGGTCGAGCAGCGCCGCGTACTGGGG
Coding sequences within it:
- a CDS encoding TRAP transporter substrate-binding protein — its product is MTWRQFHNQPADSPLHRWLVRMWAAVRVETQGRVEVRVCPQNDGIAGGDPAALEMLLAGDVEFFTLMGGLIGTVVPVADMQGLPFAFHDHAHVFAVMDGEFGDFLRREMAAQGIHALPRATFENGFRHITTRTRPIRHAGDLESLTIRTPAGRLFLDFFDALGAKPQAVNLNRLHEALRTGVVEAQENPLVVTEFNGLWELQRYASLTGHMWSGFNLLANLAVWQGLPRETQAAVEVVASRYALGQRRETDALNRDLAAGLAGRGMIVNEVDTASFKRRLGPFYARWRKVFGPSAWSLLEAEVGPLG
- a CDS encoding branched-chain amino acid ABC transporter permease — encoded protein: MTRAWGLGLAVVAVAALAAVPRVARSDSVLNFLFLVLLSVTLAQSWNIVAGYAGQVNLGHAAFFGLGALTTRSLWSAGAPVSLAMAAGAGVATAGALLIGAVAFRLRGAYFAIGTLALGEILRITVGNVLSEVSTLPAATIARYRLADRYYLALALAVLTLGAVWALARSRAGLGMQAIREDEEAAEASGVNALGLKLLALALSTALAGLAGGLFAYYHISYYPSHPFGPHWTFDALLITYIGGVGTLHGPVLGAIFYVFLKEYLAIRWVDFHLLIFGALFIAIVLLLPGGLVEAAGRLRALAGRKAPTIIRP
- a CDS encoding branched-chain amino acid ABC transporter permease, which produces MSSLVQQLVLGLLIGGLYGLAAAGLSLIFGVMKVLNVAHGQLIMLGGYGAFWLFALAGFDPFASLALVVPGALVLGALLYWALFGWVVRASEEARVKNSLLIGFGLALALDALAVRLWTADERSITTSYAGAVLHVGGITVPLVRLASLVLALALIGAVHLLLARARWGRAIRATAEDWEAALMTGIDVRRAYLLAFAIGTALAGAAGTLVSVGYSVSPSIGLEWTLKALVVVVLAGLGSMPGTFVGGLVLGLAEALAAWGFGGPYREMVGLVLFFVVLVARPQGLFAR
- a CDS encoding ABC transporter ATP-binding protein encodes the protein MLEVEGLEASYGPFLVLSGVTLAVRPGEIVALLGPNGAGKTTLIRCVAGLLRPRAGTLRWEGRPLAGALAHTVVERGVAVVPEGRRLFGSMTVEENLGLGAFAPRARDGAAARLDGVYAIFPVLRERRSQLVRALSGGQQQMVAIGRALMAAPRLLVLDEPSLGLAPRIVESIFAVLREINRGGVSILLVEQNVHAALTLAHRGYILESGRVAAEGQGAALMNDAHVRRAYLGPLAR
- a CDS encoding ABC transporter ATP-binding protein — its product is MTLLTVERVSKAFGGVRAVSDVSFTLAAGELVGVMGPNGSGKTTLFNLIAGALAPDAGAIRLRGRDIAGCLAHRVCAWGVARTFQLVRPFAGLTVLDNVLVGRLYGRAREGRGAATAEATRLLGLVGLEGRAHLRAAQLTLIDKKRLELARALATAPELLLLDEFMAGLNPAETESAMALIRRLQGEGVTLLMVEHIVWALMDLAQRIIVLSAGEKIADGAPAAVAADPTVVDVYLGSAAGGAG